Proteins from a genomic interval of Musa acuminata AAA Group cultivar baxijiao chromosome BXJ1-9, Cavendish_Baxijiao_AAA, whole genome shotgun sequence:
- the LOC135593705 gene encoding uncharacterized protein LOC135593705 isoform X1, producing the protein MSSHLFTPKPLSAALPSSLSPVFSSSSASPPSILLLSLSFPLQRRRRCRLKLVRAQDSDAGDTQPPKGGSPKSRRDILLEYVKNVQPEFMELFVKRAPKQVVDAMRQTVANMIGTLPPQFFSVTVTTVAENLAQLMYSVMMTGYMFRNAQYRLELQQSLEQIALPEPKDNMDVSDYAPGTQKKVTGEVIKWNKITGPEKMDAVKYIEFLESEIEELKRQVTRRSANGHNELLDYLKSLEPQNLKDLTNSAGEDVVFAMNAFVKRLLAVSDPAQMKIAVTQTTAPELANLLYWLMVVGYSIRNIEVRFDMERVLDNPPKLAELPPGEDI; encoded by the exons ATGTCTTCCCACCTCTTCACCCCGAAACCTCTCTCTGCTGCCCTGCCCTCCTCTCTCTCCCctgtcttctcctcctcctccgcttcccCTCCCTCGATCTTGTTACTCTCCCTCTCCTTCCCGTTACAGAGGAGGAGAAGATGCCGATTGAAGCTCGTGCGGGCCCAAGATTCCGATGCCGGCGACACCCAACCTCCTAAAGGGGGCTCG CCCAAGAGCAGGAGGGACATTCTTTTGGAATATGTCAAAAATGTTCAGCCAGAATTTATGGAGCTATTTGTGAAAAGAGCACCAAAACAG GTTGTCGATGCTATGAGACAAACTGTGGCAAATATGATTGGAACACTTCCACCTCAGTTCTTTTCAGTAACTGTTACCACG gtTGCTGAGAATCTGGCACAACTAATGTACAGTGTTATGATGACTGGTTACATGTTTAGGAATGCACAATATCGTCTTGAGTTGCAGCAAAGTCTAGAGCAGATAGCGCTTCCTGAACCAAAAGATAACATG GATGTTTCAGATTATGCTCCTGGTACACAGAAAAAAGTTACTGGGGAAGTTATTAAGTGGAACAAGATTACTGGtcctgaaaagatggatgccgtcAAGTATATAGAATTTCTTGAATCAGAAATTGAGGAGCTGAAGCGTCAAGTCACAAGGAGGTCAGCAAATGGACACAATGAACTTTTGGATTATCTAAAATCCCTTGAACCTCAAAATTTAAAG GACCTGACAAATAGCGCTGGGGAAGATGTTGTTTTTGCTATGAATGCCTTTGTAAAGCGTTTGCTTGCAGTTTCAGATCCTGCACAAATGAAG ATTGCCGTAACACAAACAACTGCTCCGGAACTTGCCAATCTACTTTATTGGCTGATGGTAGTTGGTTATAGCATTCGCAATATTGAAGTTCGCTTTGACATGGAAAGAGTCCTTGATAATCCTCCAAAGCTTGCAGAGCTACCACCCGGGGAAGATATCTga
- the LOC135593705 gene encoding uncharacterized protein LOC135593705 isoform X2 yields the protein MLELRFPCSLRPEDCCLWLDMDNRCRGVVPKSRRDILLEYVKNVQPEFMELFVKRAPKQVVDAMRQTVANMIGTLPPQFFSVTVTTVAENLAQLMYSVMMTGYMFRNAQYRLELQQSLEQIALPEPKDNMDVSDYAPGTQKKVTGEVIKWNKITGPEKMDAVKYIEFLESEIEELKRQVTRRSANGHNELLDYLKSLEPQNLKDLTNSAGEDVVFAMNAFVKRLLAVSDPAQMKIAVTQTTAPELANLLYWLMVVGYSIRNIEVRFDMERVLDNPPKLAELPPGEDI from the exons ATGTTGGAGTTGAGATTTCCTTGTTCTCTTCGACCTGAAGACTGTTGTCTTTGGTTGGACATGGATAACCGATGCCGAGGAGTCGTG CCCAAGAGCAGGAGGGACATTCTTTTGGAATATGTCAAAAATGTTCAGCCAGAATTTATGGAGCTATTTGTGAAAAGAGCACCAAAACAG GTTGTCGATGCTATGAGACAAACTGTGGCAAATATGATTGGAACACTTCCACCTCAGTTCTTTTCAGTAACTGTTACCACG gtTGCTGAGAATCTGGCACAACTAATGTACAGTGTTATGATGACTGGTTACATGTTTAGGAATGCACAATATCGTCTTGAGTTGCAGCAAAGTCTAGAGCAGATAGCGCTTCCTGAACCAAAAGATAACATG GATGTTTCAGATTATGCTCCTGGTACACAGAAAAAAGTTACTGGGGAAGTTATTAAGTGGAACAAGATTACTGGtcctgaaaagatggatgccgtcAAGTATATAGAATTTCTTGAATCAGAAATTGAGGAGCTGAAGCGTCAAGTCACAAGGAGGTCAGCAAATGGACACAATGAACTTTTGGATTATCTAAAATCCCTTGAACCTCAAAATTTAAAG GACCTGACAAATAGCGCTGGGGAAGATGTTGTTTTTGCTATGAATGCCTTTGTAAAGCGTTTGCTTGCAGTTTCAGATCCTGCACAAATGAAG ATTGCCGTAACACAAACAACTGCTCCGGAACTTGCCAATCTACTTTATTGGCTGATGGTAGTTGGTTATAGCATTCGCAATATTGAAGTTCGCTTTGACATGGAAAGAGTCCTTGATAATCCTCCAAAGCTTGCAGAGCTACCACCCGGGGAAGATATCTga